Part of the Halobaculum halobium genome, GGCGATCACGTCCGGTTCGGCGTCGATGATCCGGTCGACAGCGTCGGGGTCGCCGCCGAAGTCGGGGATCAGGACCTCGACGAGGATCGAGGGGTCGCGCCGCTTGATCGCGCGGATCGTCTCCGCGAAGTGGCGCGAGCCGCCGTCGGCGAGGTCGTCGCGGTCGACGGAGGTGAGCACGACGTAGTCGAGCCCGATCTCCGCGACCGCGTCCGCGACGTTGGCTGGTTCGTCGGGATCCAGCGGGTTCATCCCGCCGGTCTCCACGTCGCAGAAGTTACAGCCGCGCGAGCAGCGGTCGCCCATGAGCATGAACGTCGCCGTCCCCGGGCCGTCGCCGGGACCGCTCCCCCCGGACCAACACTCCCCGAGGTTCGGGCAGTTCGCCTCCTCACAGACGGTGTGGAGGTCGCGGTCGCGGAGGGTGGATCTGATCTCGGTGAAGCGCCGGCCGGACGGTGGGCGCATCTTCAGCCAGTCCGGCTTCCGCCGCCGACTACTCATGGGTTACACTTCGTCGCGGGGGCCAAAAGCGTGCGGTATACCCGGGGCAGTCGTCTCGGATCCGCGACGGGTCCGACGCGTGTCGAGCCCGCGACGCCGGTGGCACGGGCAGGGACGTGTAGCCGGCGGGAGCACGAACTCGAATGTCGAATCCGCGCATCGGATATGATATCGTATTGAACCGATAGGGATTTATTATCCCCCTAAGAGTGTGGAACAGACCCAGGAATGTTCGAGGTCTCGCCCGAGGAAATAACCGACGGGCGGCTGGGGAGAGCGCTGGCGTTCCTCTCGGTCCCGATCGTCGCCCAGCAGCTCGCGGTCACCGCCCAGAGCATCGTTGACGTGCTCTGGCTCGGCCGCCTCAGCGGCGACGCCGTCGCCGCCGTCGGACTCGTGGCGCCGCTGATCGGCCTGATGACGGCGGCGGTCAGCGGCGTGTTCACCGGCGAACACGTGCTCGTCTCACAGCGTATCGGCGACGACGACGAACGCGGCGCAAGCCGGGCGGTGTTCCACGCGCTCATCGCCGGCGTCGCGGTGATGCTGGCGATGGTACTGATTGCGACCCAGTTCGGCCGGGCGCTGACCGCGCTGTTCGATCCCGGAGCCGAGGTCGCACGGCTCGGCGCGATCTACCTCGGGACGATGGCGATCGCGTACACCGTCTCGACCGTCAGCGACGTGTTCGAGTACGGCTTCATCGGCGCGGGCGACTCCCGCACCCCGCTGCTGGTGAACCTCCTCTCGATCGGGATCAGCATCGGGCTGGACCCGCTGCTCATCTTCGGGTTCGGCCCGATCCCCGGCTACGGGATCGCGGGCGCCGCCTACGCGACGGCGATCGGCTTCGGCGTCGGCGCGCTCGTCATGATCGCCGCCGCGCGCTCGGGGCGACGGGGGTTCACCTTCCGGCTGGACGCCGTCTCGCTCGACCGCGGGGAGTTCCGCCAGCTCGTCGCCGTCGGCGTTCCCAAGGTCGGGCAGGGCGTCGCCCGACAGGTCGCCCGGCTCGTGGTCGTCGCGATCGTGTCGGTCACCGGCGGCGCGGCCGCCCTCACGGCGTACACCGTCGGCGCGCGCGTCGCCACGGTCGTGTTCGTCCCTGCGGCCGCGATCGGCTCGGCCGGCACGACGCTCGTCGGACAGAACCTCGGCGCCGACAAGCCCGCGCGGGCGACGCGAGCGACGTGGCTCGGCGTCGGCGTCGGCGCGATCGGTCTCGGCGCGATCGGCGTCGTTCAGTACCTCCTGCCCGAGGCCATCGCGACGCTGTTCGTTCCCGGAATCGCCGGCGAGGCGCTGACGCTGACGGTCGCCTACCTCCAGATCCTCGCGTTCGGCTACTGGGCGCTCGGCACCATCTGGACGGTCGAGGCCGGCTTCAACGGCGCCGGCCGCACCGACGTGAGCATGTACGCGACGATGCTGCAGTACTGGGCCGTTCGGGTGCCCGTCGCCGCCGTCGGCGCGTTCGTTCTCGGATGGGGCGCGCTCGGCCCGTTCTGGGCGGTGACGGTCTCGAACGTCGTCGCCGCCGTCGGGCTGGCGGGGTACTTCCGGTACTCGACCGCCGGCGGGCTGCACGAACGGGCAGCCGAAGACGCCGGCGGCGAGGGCGGGGTCGCGGCTGGCGACTGATCCGTCCCGGGTGCGTTCGGGGCGGTACCGCGATCGAACCGTTCACGGTTCAGAACGCGTCGGCGTCGTCGCCGGGAGCGATGCCCTCGGCGTCCTCGGCGGGCGGTTCGATCCCGACCTCCTCGGGGTCGACGTCGAACTCGCGACGCAGGTCCTGCATCCGGTCGCGGATGTCCGCCGCGAGTTCGAACTCCAGGTTGCTCGCGGCTTCTTCCATGCGCTCTTCCAGCGCCTGGATGCGTGCCTGTGCCTCCTCTTCGTCGGCGACATCGCCGCCGGCGACGCCCGAGGTGTCGGTCTTCGACCCCGGGAGATTCGTCTCGCCGATCTCCTTTTCGATGGTCTGGGGCTCGTAGCCGTGCTCCTCGTTGAACTCGCGCTGGATCTCGCGGCGGCGGTTCGTCTCCCCGATGGCCGCCTCCATCGCGCTCGTCGTCTCGTCGGCATAGAGGATCACCTCGCCCTCGACGTTGCGGGCGGCGCGGCCCATCGTCTGCACGAGCGTTGTCTCCGATCGGAGGAACCCCTCTTGGTCGGCGTCGAGGATCGCGACTAACGAGACCTCGGGGATGTCGAGCCCCTCCCGTAGGAGGTTGATGCCGACGAGCACGTCGATCTCGCCCAGCCGGAGCGAGCGGATGATCTCGTGGCGCTCCAGGGTGTCCGTCTCGTCGTGCATGTACGCCACCTCGACGCCCGCCTCCTCCAGATACTCGGTGAGGTCCTCGGCCATCCGCTTCGTGAGCGTGGTGACGAGGGTGCGCTCGCCGCGCTCGATCCGGTCGTCGATGCGGTCCATCAGGTCGTCCACTTGCCCCTGTGCGGGCTCGATGGTCACCTCGGGGTCGACGAGGTGGGTGGGGCGGACGATCTGCTCGACGATCTGCTCGGACCGCTCGCGCTCGTAGTCGCCGGGCGTCGCGGAGACGTACAGCCGGCGATCGGTCTTCTCCTCGAACTCCTCGAAGGTGAGCGGGCGGTTGTCGTAGGCGGTCGGGAGCCGAAAGCCGTTGCCGACCAGCGAGTCCTTGCGCGACTTGTCGCCCTCGAACTGCCCTTTGATCTGCGGGAGCGTCTGGTGGGACTCGTCGATCACCGTGAGGAAGTCGTCGGGGAAGTAATCGATCAGGGTGTACGGCGCGTCGCCGGACTCTCGGTCCGAGAGGTGGAGCGAGTAGTTCTCGATGCCCGAGCAGTAGCCCGTCTCCTGGAGCATCTCGATGTCGAAGGTGGTGCGCTCTTCGATGCGCTGGGCGGCGACGAGATCTCCCTGGCGCTCGAAGTAGGAGACGCGCTGCTCCATCAGGTCGCTGATCTCAGCGACCGCGGTGTCGATCTGGTCCTCGGGCAGCGAGTAGTGCTCCGCGGGGTGAATCAGCGTGGCGGGCTCGTCGCTCACGACCGTCCCGTCGACCACGTCGACCTTGCGCATCCTGTCGATCTCGTCGCCCCACAGCTCAACCCGAACGGCGTGGCGACCGTACATCGGGAACACCTCGACGGTGTCGCCGCGGACGCGGAACGTCCCCTGCTGGAAGTCGACGTCGTTGCGCTCGTAGTTCAGGTCGACGAGCCGCTTCAGCAGCTCGTCGCGACCGATCTCCTGGCCGACCTCCAGTTCCAGCGCCATCCCGCGGTAGTTCGCGGGATCGCCCAGCCCGTAGATGGCCGAGACGGAGGCGACGACGATCACGTCGTCTCGCGTCAACAGCGACCGCGTCGCGGAGTGTCTGAGGCGGTCGATCTCGTCGTTGATCGACATCTCCTTGTCGATGTAGGTGTCCGTCTGCTCGACGTACGCCTCGGGCTGATAGTAGTTGTAGTAGGAGACGAAGTACTCGACGGCGTTGTCCGGGAACAGGTTGCGAAATTCCTCGTACAACTGCGCCGCGAGCGTCTTGTTGTGCGCGATCACGAGCGTCGGCGTGTTCAGCTCCTCGACCACCCACGAGACGGTGTTCGTCTTCCCCGACCCCGTGACGCCAAGCAGCGTCTGCTCGGTCATCCCCGACTCGTAGCCGTCGACGAGCTGGCGGATCGCGTCCGGCTGGTCGCCCGCGGGATCGAACGGGGCGTCGACGCGCAGCGGCTTCTCGGCGTCGGGTCGGTCCGGCGAGAGGGGACCCTGCGACTCGCTCATTGTGTGTGGTGTGGGGTGGGACACACTTGACGAGCGCGGTCGAGCGAACGAGCGAACAGCGTGAGCGAGTGAGTGAGACCGCGGGAAACGGCGGAGCGGCCCTGTGCCGCTCCGCCCATCGAAGAGACCGCGGAGAGTCGGCGGGATGCTTGCGGGCGCACCGTCCATGGAAGAGCGCGGTCGCCGCGATCCACTGCGCGGCCGAGCGAACGCCCGAGACTGCGACGACAGCGGCCGAGACCCGTCACGGACGCCGGCGACGTTCGCGACCGCCGAAACGCATACCACCCGAAGCCGAGAACGACCGGACATGACGCGACAACTCCTCGCAGACGCGGCGGAGCACGCCGACCGCGCGGCCGAGGCCGCCGACGGCGAGACCGCCGAGCGACTCGGCGGCGTCGCCGACGACCTCCGAGCGGTCGCCGACGAGAGCCGTTCGGGGCCCGACCACGGCTGGATGGCCAAGCGCATCAACACGGTTCGCGAGGCCGCTGACGGCGCGGATGCGGCGGTACGCGAGCACGCCGACGCGGCGGTCGAATCGATCAGCGAGTACCGCGAAGGCGTCGCCGGCGTCTGAGCCTGCCGAACGGATCGGAACCGGGATCGCGATTTATCACTGACGGCGACAACGTCCGGCCATGAAGGTGGGACTCGTCGCCGTCGGACAGGCGGGCGGCAAGATCGCCGACGCGCTGTTGCGGTACGAGCGAAACGCCGGCGCCGACATCGTCGCGGGCGCGGTCGCGGTCAACACCGCCCGCGCGGACCTGCTGGGGCTTCGGGAGGTCGACCCCGAGCGCCGCGTGCTCATCGGCGGCGACCGGGTGAAGGGCCACGGCGCCGGCGCGGACAACGAACTCGGCGCCGAGGTGGCGCGCGACGACGTCGACGAGATCCGGGACGCGATCGACGTGATCCCGACGAGCGACGTGGACGCGTTCCTCGTGGTCGCCGCGCTCGGCGGCGGCACCGGGTCCGGCGGCGCGCCGGTTATCTGTCGTGAGCTCCGCCGGATCTACGAGGAGCCGGTGTACGCGCTCGGCGTGCTCCCCGCCCGCGACGAGGGCGGCATCTACACCCTCAACGCCGCGCGGTCGCTCAAGACCGTCGTGGAGCACGCGGACGCGACGCTGTTGTTCGACAACGACGCCCACCGCGAGTCGGGTGAGAGCCTCGCGGGCGGGTACGGGCGCGTGAACGACGAGATCGCCCGCCGGCTGGGTGTGCTTCTCTCGGCCGGGGAGGCGCGCGACCCGACGCCGGAGAAGGTGGTCGACGCCAGCGAGATCATCAACACGCTCGGGCGCTCGGGCGGGGTCGCGTCGCTCGGCTACGCGTCGGCGCCGCTGGAGCGCAAGCGCGGGCTGTTCGGCGGCAGAAAGCAGATCGCAGAGGACGCGCTGGAGTCGACGACGCGCGTGACCGCGACCGTCCGACGGGCCGCGTTGGGCGGGCTGACGCTCCCGTGTGAGCTGCAGGACGTGGAGCGGGCGCTCGTCGTCGT contains:
- the lipA gene encoding lipoyl synthase, translated to MSSRRRKPDWLKMRPPSGRRFTEIRSTLRDRDLHTVCEEANCPNLGECWSGGSGPGDGPGTATFMLMGDRCSRGCNFCDVETGGMNPLDPDEPANVADAVAEIGLDYVVLTSVDRDDLADGGSRHFAETIRAIKRRDPSILVEVLIPDFGGDPDAVDRIIDAEPDVIAHNIETVERLQWPVRDRRANYEQTLDVLERVNRESDIRTKTSVMLGLGEYDHEVYRTLRDLRGVGVDIVTLGQYLQPSRSHLDVFEYVHPDAFDTWARVAEEDLGFLYCASGPMVRSSYKAGEFFVEALARDGASLEEAREAAHAAD
- a CDS encoding MATE family efflux transporter, translating into MFEVSPEEITDGRLGRALAFLSVPIVAQQLAVTAQSIVDVLWLGRLSGDAVAAVGLVAPLIGLMTAAVSGVFTGEHVLVSQRIGDDDERGASRAVFHALIAGVAVMLAMVLIATQFGRALTALFDPGAEVARLGAIYLGTMAIAYTVSTVSDVFEYGFIGAGDSRTPLLVNLLSIGISIGLDPLLIFGFGPIPGYGIAGAAYATAIGFGVGALVMIAAARSGRRGFTFRLDAVSLDRGEFRQLVAVGVPKVGQGVARQVARLVVVAIVSVTGGAAALTAYTVGARVATVVFVPAAAIGSAGTTLVGQNLGADKPARATRATWLGVGVGAIGLGAIGVVQYLLPEAIATLFVPGIAGEALTLTVAYLQILAFGYWALGTIWTVEAGFNGAGRTDVSMYATMLQYWAVRVPVAAVGAFVLGWGALGPFWAVTVSNVVAAVGLAGYFRYSTAGGLHERAAEDAGGEGGVAAGD
- the uvrB gene encoding excinuclease ABC subunit UvrB, coding for MSESQGPLSPDRPDAEKPLRVDAPFDPAGDQPDAIRQLVDGYESGMTEQTLLGVTGSGKTNTVSWVVEELNTPTLVIAHNKTLAAQLYEEFRNLFPDNAVEYFVSYYNYYQPEAYVEQTDTYIDKEMSINDEIDRLRHSATRSLLTRDDVIVVASVSAIYGLGDPANYRGMALELEVGQEIGRDELLKRLVDLNYERNDVDFQQGTFRVRGDTVEVFPMYGRHAVRVELWGDEIDRMRKVDVVDGTVVSDEPATLIHPAEHYSLPEDQIDTAVAEISDLMEQRVSYFERQGDLVAAQRIEERTTFDIEMLQETGYCSGIENYSLHLSDRESGDAPYTLIDYFPDDFLTVIDESHQTLPQIKGQFEGDKSRKDSLVGNGFRLPTAYDNRPLTFEEFEEKTDRRLYVSATPGDYERERSEQIVEQIVRPTHLVDPEVTIEPAQGQVDDLMDRIDDRIERGERTLVTTLTKRMAEDLTEYLEEAGVEVAYMHDETDTLERHEIIRSLRLGEIDVLVGINLLREGLDIPEVSLVAILDADQEGFLRSETTLVQTMGRAARNVEGEVILYADETTSAMEAAIGETNRRREIQREFNEEHGYEPQTIEKEIGETNLPGSKTDTSGVAGGDVADEEEAQARIQALEERMEEAASNLEFELAADIRDRMQDLRREFDVDPEEVGIEPPAEDAEGIAPGDDADAF
- a CDS encoding DUF7553 family protein — protein: MTRQLLADAAEHADRAAEAADGETAERLGGVADDLRAVADESRSGPDHGWMAKRINTVREAADGADAAVREHADAAVESISEYREGVAGV
- a CDS encoding tubulin/FtsZ family protein, whose product is MKVGLVAVGQAGGKIADALLRYERNAGADIVAGAVAVNTARADLLGLREVDPERRVLIGGDRVKGHGAGADNELGAEVARDDVDEIRDAIDVIPTSDVDAFLVVAALGGGTGSGGAPVICRELRRIYEEPVYALGVLPARDEGGIYTLNAARSLKTVVEHADATLLFDNDAHRESGESLAGGYGRVNDEIARRLGVLLSAGEARDPTPEKVVDASEIINTLGRSGGVASLGYASAPLERKRGLFGGRKQIAEDALESTTRVTATVRRAALGGLTLPCELQDVERALVVVSGPPEALSREGIEDARRWLETATGTPEVRGGDYPLRDTDHLSAAVLLGGVAAAPRLAELRAAAVEAQRNVAAIAERAELSAGIWDAEGLDPLF